The Geomonas agri genome contains the following window.
ACGTGGGAGAGGTGATCTACTCCCGGGCCACCATCATCTACGTGGGGCACACCTCCATGGAGGTCGAAGTGGTGGTGGAAGCGGAAAACGTAACTGACGGTGCCAAGCGACTGGCGGCCAGCGGGGTCTTCACCATGGTGGCCGTGGACGAGAACTGGCACCCCGCGCCGGTACCGCAGTGGCAACCGGTGACCGAGGCGGAACTGGAAAAGTGGCGCGAGGTGGAGAGAAGGAGAAAGAAAGGATGAGCCTGCGCATGCTCCTGCTGCTGCCAACGCTGTTGCTGCCGGGATGCGAGACGCTGAACGACGCCATGATCCGCCACATGCTGAAGGAACCGGGACTGAGCGGAAAGATCAGCGACCAGATCCGCGATGGACTGGAGAGACGGGAGAAAGCCCCGTCGGCGACGATACCGGAGGCGGCTCCCCCGTTCCTAGATCAGGGGTAGAGAAAGGACGCGGGGGTACGGGGAATGGTGGCGACGTCAAGATGGGTGACGCCCCAAGCCAGGAGTTCCACCGGTGCCGCATCTTGCAGTTCCGGCGGCGGGGACTGCCCCAGGAAGCGGAGTGCCGCGAACAGCCGCCTCCCCCCTTCCCGATCCAGGTCACACCCGGCGGCGAGGGAAACCGCGTTGTCGCGCTTGCTGAGCTTGGCGCCATCGGGGCCGGTGACCAGCGGCAGATGGTAATAGGAAGGCGTCGGGAAGCCGAAGATGCACTGCAGGTAGATCTGGCGTGGTGTTGAGGCCAGCAGGTCTGCCCCCCTCACCACCTGGTTGACACCCGATGCTGCGTCGTCGACCACCACGGCCAAGTGGTAGGCATATGGCCCGTCGGCCCGGTGAATGACGAAATCCCCGCAGGACGCAGTGAGGTGCTGGCTGTAGCGCCCCATGATCCCGTCGTCGAAGGAAATCACCTCGTCATAGACTTTGACCCGCAGCGCCCGCTCGACCTTCTCGGGCGGCAACCCCTCGCGGCACAACCCGGGATAGACCAGGCCCTCTTCATGCGGTGCCGAGGCGATCTGGGCTATCTCGCTCCTGGTGCAGCCGCAGGCGTAGGCAAGGCCTCGGTGCTGCAACTCTTCCGCGGCCGCCCGGTAATGCTCGGTGCGCCTGCTCTGGTACAGCACTTCTCCGTCCCAGGCAAAGCCGAGCTTCTCCAGAGTCCTCATCATGTCGTCGGCTATCCCCGGCACCACGCGCGGCAGGTCCAGATCCTCCATGCGCAGCAGCCAGAGACCTCCCGCCTTCTTCGCGATCAGGTAACTCCCAAGCGCGGCAACCAGTGAGCCGACGTGCAGCGGCCCGGTCGGGGACGGCGCGAAGCGGCCGATTATCTGAGATTTATCTGTGGCCATGAAACACCGAAAGCGATCGGCCACGGAGATGCCGAGGAAAACGTGCCCCCGAGGTGGGCTTCTCAGGAGTCCTCAGATTTTCTCCGTGGCCAATAGTCTGGTTTTAGAGGAAAGAGCAGCAGTAGTCGGAGACGGCGGAGACCTTCAGCTTGAAGCTCGAGTTCTCGGGAACCTCGAAAGCCTCGCCCCCCTTGATGGTGACCCAGTCCGGGGAACCGGGAAGCAGCACGGTCATCTCGCCGGACATGATCTCCATCAGTTCCGCGGAACCGGTATTGAAGGTGTACTCGCCGGGCATCATGATGCCCAGGGTCTTGCGGGACCCATCGGCAAAGAAAATGGTACGGCTGGTCACGCCGCCGTCGAAATAGACATTGGCCTCTTTGACGACCGTTACGTTGTTAAATTCAGACATAGCAACCTCCCTCGATGGTATGAAATTGGGCATAGAACCCTGTAGTACGCACTTCTGCTGCGGCTGACCGCCTCTACTGCTCCCACTCGCCGCTCTCCCAGCGCTCCAAGGCGGTTTGAGCTCGAAACCCCATAAGCCCCGGCTCGCGGGCTATGACGCTCAACCTGGCCACGCAGCGTTCGGGGGCCTCCCGCATGGCATACACGGCCACCATGCCGGCAATGACCGGATCGGGATCTTCGAGCAGGCGCAGTAAATCGGGCACGCCGCCTTCACGCTGCAGGGCATGGTAGTAGCGGTTGAGATCTGCAACTTCGGCGGCGGCCAGATCCTCGGCCATGGCTTCGAGAGCCTCGGCATGGCGCAGGGCCGCTTTGGCAAACCATCCCACCAGCTTTGTCACCTTCTCATGTTGCTGCAACCATTCCTCCTGCCCGCCTGTCGTCTACCAGGCCGCGAACGGTGAAGGTATCAGTTTTTCCGCATGCCTTCAAGGATAAAGACTCCGTCTATAGACACCACGAGGACACAACACTCACCGCATGAGACGCGAAAAAGGCGGGGGAAATCCCCCGCCTTTTTTGCTGCCCGTAGGAGCACAACTGCTTAGATGTCGAAGTACAGAGCGAACTCGAGCGGTACCGGACGCATACGGACCGGGTTGACTTCGGCTTCGGTTTTGTACTCGATCCACTTGTCGATGACGTCCGGGGTGAACACGTCGCCCTTGAGCAGGAACTCGTGGTCGTCCTTGAGGGCGTTGAGAGCCTCTTCCAGGCTGCCCGGAGCGGACGGGATGGTGGAGAGCTCTTCCGGGGACAGACCGTAGATGTCCTTGTCCAGCGGCTGGCCCGGGTCGATCTTGTTCTCGACGCCGTCGAGGCCTGCCATCAGCATCGCTGCAAACGCGAGGTAGCCGTTGCAGGACGGGTCCGGAGTACGGTACTCGATCCTCTTTGCCTTCGGGTTGGTGGAGAA
Protein-coding sequences here:
- a CDS encoding acyl-CoA thioesterase, which encodes MENRKAELIETLLPKDTNSYGNIFGGVIMSIMDKTAGVVCWRYSRKRVVTACAQRITFHTPINVGEVIYSRATIIYVGHTSMEVEVVVEAENVTDGAKRLAASGVFTMVAVDENWHPAPVPQWQPVTEAELEKWREVERRRKKG
- the ppnP gene encoding pyrimidine/purine nucleoside phosphorylase, whose protein sequence is MSEFNNVTVVKEANVYFDGGVTSRTIFFADGSRKTLGIMMPGEYTFNTGSAELMEIMSGEMTVLLPGSPDWVTIKGGEAFEVPENSSFKLKVSAVSDYCCSFL
- the gluQRS gene encoding tRNA glutamyl-Q(34) synthetase GluQRS, which encodes MATDKSQIIGRFAPSPTGPLHVGSLVAALGSYLIAKKAGGLWLLRMEDLDLPRVVPGIADDMMRTLEKLGFAWDGEVLYQSRRTEHYRAAAEELQHRGLAYACGCTRSEIAQIASAPHEEGLVYPGLCREGLPPEKVERALRVKVYDEVISFDDGIMGRYSQHLTASCGDFVIHRADGPYAYHLAVVVDDAASGVNQVVRGADLLASTPRQIYLQCIFGFPTPSYYHLPLVTGPDGAKLSKRDNAVSLAAGCDLDREGGRRLFAALRFLGQSPPPELQDAAPVELLAWGVTHLDVATIPRTPASFLYP